Genomic segment of Geminocystis herdmanii PCC 6308:
CCTTGGGTACAAAAAAAAGTTTCTGAAGGCGTAGAAAGTGGAATCACCCACATCTCCCAAACAGAAGTTGCCCAAGAATATCAACAAAAATTCTCCTCTTATTGGGAAATTATCGAGGATATGGATTTGCCTATCTTTCGCCAACAAACTCCCCCCACCATTGTCTTATTAGAAGATAAATACCCTATTCCCACAGATAATCCTCCTCCTCCCCCTGAGTTGAAAGAAGAAACAATAATTAGTGTCGCACCTGCGGAGTTAATGGAAACGAATCAAATTATCGGAATATATATGAGTCGATATGATATTACTAACAATGCCTCAGAAGATACCATTCGTAAAAAAGTTCGTCATTATCGCTCTCAAGGGATTAATACTATAATTCATGGTGTCGCTGGTAATGGCTGTACTATGTACGATAGTCAAGTAATGCAAAAAAAAGTTGGTTTACAGCGTTGCCCAAATTTATTTCAAGAAAAATGGTTACATTGGTTAATTGATGAAGCCCATAAACAAGGTATGGAAGTTCATGCTTATTTTGAAAAGGGTATTAAAATTGATCAAAATAGTCCTATTTTCAAGTTAGCACAATCAAAAAATTGGATTGTCGAAGGGATCGATCGAACCTATGATGGTATTGATCATTATATTTTAGATGTGGGTAATCCAGAAGTTGCCAATCTTTTTATTGACATGACAACGGAATTTGTGCAGAAATACCGCAACATTGATGCAGTGCAATGGGATGATTATTTAGGGTATCATAGCAGTCTGCCTTCGGAAGAAAATCGGACTCCTATGTTAACTAATTTTGTCCAAAGAATGATCACATCTATTAAACAAGCTAATCCTAATGTGAGTTTTGACATTTGTCATCATAATCCCTATTGGGCGAAAAAGGAATTTGCCGCCGATTTTGATGCTTGGGGAGTCGATCGAGTCTTTATTCAAGCCTATAATGATGATAATTTTAGGGAAGAATTAGCCTATGCCAAAAAGTATAACGGCATCGCTATTACAGATAAACAATTAACCCGTTTAAAAGAAGTAATTAATAATGATAAAGTTGAAGGAGTATTGCTTTTTTCTTTAGCAGGAAATCCTCAAAATCTTGCCGTAAAATGGAGAGAATATTTATAATCAAGTTTGTAGTAATGGCTTTAGCCGTTTATAAATAAGCCTTACTGATTGTTAATTGTTCATTGTTGATTTATATTAGACTTGATCAGATTTGTCAATATCACAAAATAACCCAAATATGAACATTGTTGTCACAGGTGCAACGGGCTTTTTAGGCAGACATTTATTACCCCAACTAAAAATACAATATCCTCAAGCGAAAATCATCGGTTTATCTTCTCAAAATTACGACTTGATGAATCCTGTAGAAGTAGTGAAAATGTTTGAAGATTTACATCCTGAGATACTAATACATTTAGCCGCTTATTCGGGAGGAATTGGGGCAAATCGTGCCTATCCTGCGGATTTTTATTATCGTAACACCCTTTTAACCGCTTTAGTATTTGAACAGGCGGCTAAGTATAACGTCAAAAAAATGATTTACACCATGGGAGGATGTAGTTATCCTGCCACTGCTAATTCTCCTATCGATGAATCTCAGATGTGGCAAGGTTATCCTCAACCCGAAAGCGCAGGTTATTCTAGTGCGAAAAAAATGGGCATTGTCGCTTCCCAATCCTATCGCACTCAATATGGTTTAAATTCTGTGGTGTTAATTCCCGGTAATTTGTATGGAGAATACGATAATTTTCGCAATAATGAATCCCATGTTGTACCTGCTTTAATTCGGCGTTTCTATGAAGCTAAATTGAATCAATTAGAAGAAGTTGCTATGTGGGGAAGTGGCAAACCTCAACGGGATTTTGTTTATGCGGAAGATGTGGCAAAAGTTCTGCCTTATTTTATTGAGAATTATGACTCTAGTGAGCCGATAAATATTTCTTCGGGTACAACTACCCCTATTAAAGAATTGGCGGAATTAGTCAAAGAAACCACTGGTTTTGAAGGAAAACTTACTTGGGATGTCACGAAGCCTGATGGGCAAATGGTGAAAATTTTTGATGTTAAAAAACTCAATTCTTTGGGGTTATCTTGCGATACAAATATAAAAAATGGTTTAGAAAAAACTTTCACTTGGTTAAGTAAAAATTATGCAAATAAAACCGATGGTATTAGACTCTAATCTGAAAATTATTATTATCGGAGGAGAAGGTTTTGTTGGTTCGGCTTATGTTCGTTTTTGTCAACAAAATAACTTTGATTATTTAGTCATAAATCGATCGAACTATAACCAACATATTGGCACAAAATGTGATTTATTAATCAACGCCAATGGTAACTCGAAAAAATTTTTAGCTAAAGATAACCCCTTACTAGAGTTTGACGAATCTGTCCGTTCTGTGCGACGATCGATCGTAGATTTCCCTAGTAAAAAGTATATATTCTTGTCATCTTGTGATGTTTACCCTGATTGTTCAACTCCTGAATTAACGAAAGAAGACACGGTGATTGACATTACCCAACAAAGTCCTTATGGTTTTCATAAGTATTTAGCTGAACAATGTGTGCGTCACTGTCACGATGATTGGTTAATCTTCCGCATGGGGGGTTTTGTGGGGGCTGGATTAAAGAAAAATGCCATTTTTGATATTCTTTACGGCGATCGACTTTGGTTACATCCTGAAAGCGAATTGCAATATATCCATACCGATATAGCCACAAAAACAGTGATGGAAATTATCTCTCAAGGTTACACCCAAGAAATTTTTAATCTTTGTGGTAATGGTTTAGTAAAATTACAAGACGTGATCGATCGAACTCAAAGTAAGATTACCGTGAATTTGGATATTTCTCCTGTGTGTTATGAGGTTTCGATCGAGAAAATTCAATCTATTGTCAATATTCCTTCCACCCGTGACACCGTTATGAAATTCCTAAAGTGAAAGATAAGATATACCTCAGTTCGACATAAAGAAAATGATGAAAACTAGACAGGTGGACAAGTGGACAAGTGGACAGGGAGAAAAATTCTCAATATTTGATGTACTTTTGAGAAAATTTTATTCATTCATCAGAAATACAATCTTCCTGTCTTCCTGTCTTCCTGTCTTCCTGTCTTCCAAGTCAGCCCTCACCTATTTTTATATCGAACTCAGGTAAGATATGGGGAGATGGGGAGTTAGGGAATATCAGAGAAAATGTTAATTGTCAAAGTTTGTAAGTCAGGAAAATTTTATCATTCAACAAATTAGGTTAAGAATAGGTTAAGATAAAGTTTCAGTCACAAATTATAGTAATAGTGGGGGGAAACAATGGTTAACGCAGTTGTTCAGGAAATCAAAGAGAATTTTCTTTGTCCAATTTCACCTTATCACGGTAAAGACTATACCAAAGGCTTAATTCCCAATCAAAAATTACAGATATTCACCTCTCAAATTAATTATATTACTGCTCTACATACCAACGGTAAATTATCAACATCTCAGGTGTGTGAAAAAATGGATCAGTTATGGCAAGAATTAGACATCATGGATAGAAAGGACTGTTAATGTAAAAAGTACATCAAATTAATTCCATAATTGTTATTTAAAATAAATCTTTACTTGTCAAACTCTCACCTCATATGCTAATAATTATTTATGACCAATATTCAGGTGTGAGAAACTTTGAAAAATATGTTTAAATCCGTAAAAAAATATTCGATCGCAACTCCAGCCGTAATCGCTTTAACAATGGTTGCTAACGGTGTTGCTGTACAAAAAGCCAATGCAAACGAAATTGCTAACACTACTTTAGAGCAAATTTCTGAATATAACCAAACCCAACCCATGGGGCAAGTAACCTCCGTTTCTCAATTAAGAGATGTTTCCCCTACCGATTGGGCTTTTGAAGCATTAAGAAGTTTAGTAGAGCGTTATGGTTGTATCGTCGGTTATCCCGATCGAACCTTCAGAGGAAATCGTGCTTTAAGTCGTTACGAATTCGCCGCAGGTTTAAACGCTTGTATGCAACAAATGGAGCGTTTAATTGCCGCCAGTGAAGCAGTTTTAAAAGAAGACATTGAAAAGCTAAAACGCTTAATGGCTGAATTTGAGAGCGAATTAGCCGCCTTAGGTGCAAGAGTTGATAACTTAGAAGGTAGAGTTGCTTTCCTAGAAGATCACCAATTCTCCACTACCACCAAATTAAGAGGAGAAGTCATCTTTGCTTTAACGGGTTTTGGTCCTAATGATGATGGAAATAATCAAGTAACCCTGAGCGATCGTGTTCGTTTAAGTTTAGATAGTTCTTTCAGTGGAAAAGATAGATTAAGAGTTCGTTTAGCGGCAGGAAATGTTCCCCGTATTAGAACTCAAACTGGCAATAATATCTCTAGTACTCAAGGCAGACTCAGCTTTGAACAATTTACTGGTGCGGGTAACGATGTTGAAGTTGATAAAGTTTTCTATACTGCACCTTTAGGAGATAATTTCAAGTTTTGGGTAGGTAGTATGATGGCTGTTGATGATATTTACAAATCCTACTCTCCTTATACCGAAAGCGGTGGTAGTGGTGCTTTATCCCGTGCTTTACGTTACAACCCTGTTCTTTATCGCAACGTTGGAGAAGCTGGACTCGCTTTTCAATACAAGTTTAACAACACTTTTGATGTTACTGCATCTTACTTAGCAGGTAGTGGTAATAGTGCGGCTGATCCTACAAGAAGTAATGGTTTATTCAATGGGGTTTACAGTGCAGGACTTCAATTAGGCATTAACCCTAACAAGAATCTTGGCTTCGGTGTCGGTTATATGTTCTCTTACGACAACGCTACCAACATCGGTGGTGGTTTAACTCCCCTAGGTGGATTAAGTAATAGTCGTGACTTAGGAGGCTTGAGAGTCGAAAGTCATAACGTTGGTATTCAAGGCACATGGCGTTTAGCTGAAAAATTCAATGTTTCTGGTTGGGGTGGTTACAGTGACATCAACAATCCCAATCGAGGTGGTGGTAACGCAGATTTATGGACTTTTGCTGTTAATCTCTCCGTACTTGACTTAATGAAAGAGGGCGCAGTATTAAATGTCGGTGGCGGAATGTTACCTCTTGTAGAAGATTTAGATCAAATTACTGGAAGAGCCTTTGGTACTGCTTCCTCTTGGATTGTGGAAGGTAACTATAAATACCCTGTAACTGACAATATTTCTATTACTCCCGGTGTTTATGCTATCTTTAATCCTAACCAAACAGGCAATAATGACACTGCGGTAGTCGGCGTACTTCGTACTGTTTTCCAATTCTAACTTAATATTTTAACGATCGAGGTTTAAAACCTTGATCAGCTGATGTTGATGAAAACAAGTTACCCCTTTTTTGAAGGGGTTTCTTTTTCGTTATGTGAAACGACCATAGTATAATTCAGCACTAATACCACCATACTGATTTAATTTTTTCGCACCTTCTCCATAAACAAATTCAATTTGCGCTCCCGATAAAACAACTTCCACAATGAGGGAATCAAATTCTTCTGTATCCATAGGATAAGGGAGAACTAATGTTTTCACTCTACCTTCATTTAAGGCTTGTTCTACTCCTTGTTTTTCAATAACGGCTGTACCGTTAGTATTGAATCGATAAAGTAAGTTTTCTACTACCAAAACATCATGATCTTGCTCATAAGCATAGGCGATCGAGCGGATAATTTCAGCAATTTCGTTATCGGGAAGTTTGAAGTCCATGGCTTCAATATCCACCACTAAATTTCTTACGGCAGGATTAAGGGCATTTTTAACGTTAACAGCTTGTATTAAGTTGCCTCCAAAAATAATTCGGGAGTCTTCTAAGTGATCAAGAAAATATTGATTAATTTCTGTCGCCATTTCTCTTACGAAACGAAGTTCAAATTCTTTGTCTCGTCGATCGCCCGCAAGGGTTTTAGCTTTACGCCCAAATTTACGAGATAATTCATGTTCGGTTTCGATGGTAATTTCATTGGTCGATCGAGGTATTGTTAAATATTAACTTTTATAACTGTATATTAGGAATGAGGAATGAGGAGAATCAATCGCCCAACGTGTAATAAATTACACGTCTAATAGAATAACGTTCAATAAATTGAACTCTGAATTTTTCAAGGAGGGTAACATTGTTCATTGCTCATTGTTAATTGTTAATTGTTAATTATTTTATGTTTTCTTTGACTAAAACCAGTTCACGACAAAAAGAAATTATCGAAATTGTTTTAGGTAACGGTTGGGATTATATGCGCGGTATTCTTACGGGGGGAAAATCTGATAAACCTCAATTACCGCCTCCTGAAGTTTTCCGTAAAATCTTAGTGCAGTTAGGTCCTTTTTATGTTAAATTTGGTCAGTTATTAAGTACTCGTCCTGATTTACTTCCACCTAAATATATTGAGGCTTTAACAGCCCTTCAAGCTCAAGTGCCTCCTGTGGCATGGGGTTTAATTGAACAAACTTTGAGGGAACAATTAGAAAGTCCCATCGAAACTATTTTTAGTACGATCGATCCGCAACCTGTAGCGGCAGGTTCGATCGCGCAAATACATAAAGCCACTTTAACCACTGGGGAAGAAGTCGCCATTAAAGTACAACGCCCCAATATCGATCGAATTGTCAATCAAGACGTGATTTTGATCAAAGGTATTGCCGATATTATCGCCTTAACGGATTTTGGCAGTGAGTATGATGTGGTTAACCTTGCCGATGATTTTACTAAAGCCGTATTAGCAGAGTTAGATTTTCGTCAAGAAGCCAATTTTACGGATAAATTAAGGCAAAATCTGACTAATAGCCCTTGGTTTGACTCTCAACAACTGGTTATCCCGAAAATTTATTGGCAATTTACCACCGAAAAAGTTTTATTGATGGAGTGGCTAGACGGTAAACCTATTCTTTCCGCCGATATTCCTAGCACTCCAAAAACAAGGCAGGAAGTTAGTACGTTATTATTTAGGGTATTTTTTCAACAAATATTTATTGATGGTTTCTTTCATGCTGATCCTCATCCGGGTAATATATTTTACCTTGAGGATAACAAGATTGGTTTAATTGATTGTGGCATGATTGGACGATTAGACCCGAAAACTCAACAATTATTAACGGAAATGTTACTGGCGATCGTAGATATTGATGCTCAAAGATGCGCGCAACTTACCCTCGAACTTTCTGACACGAATGCGATTAATACGAATATTGCAAGGCTAGAAAATGATTATCAGAAAATGCTGAGAAAATACTATAATCTGAGTCTTTCTCAACTCAATTTTAGTGAGGTTTTTTACGAGATTTTAGAAGTGGCTCGATCGAATAAAATAAGATTACCTAGTAATATGGGATTATTTGCCAAAAGCCTAGCTAACCTTGAAGGAGTCGCCCGAAAATTTAACCCTAATATCAACCTCCTTGAAGAAATAAAACCCCTCATAACCGAGCTTTTCCGCCGTCAATTTATCGGTGATACTCCCTATCAAACTCTATTTAGGACAGTTTTAGACTTAAAATCTATTAGTCTTCGATCGCCCCGTCAAATAGATGCTATACTCGATCGACTAAGTTCAGAAACCTTCCAATGGCAACTACAAATTAGGGAAATAGAAGGATTAAGGCGTAGTGTCGATGATTCAGCGAATAGACTATCTTTTAGTATCGTTGTCGGCTCATTAATTATGGGAGCGGCGATCATTAGTACTGGAGCAACCACAGGGCAACTAATCTTATTAAGTAATGTGCTTTTTACCGTTGCCACCCTACTAGGATTATGGCTTATTATTAGTATCCTTCGATCGGGCAGACTAAAATAATTAAGAATTAAGAATTAAGAATTAAGAATTAAGAATTAAGAATTAAGAATTAAGAATTAAGAATTAAGAATTAAGAATTAAGAATTAAGAATGCCCCTAATTCCCTAATCCCCTAATCCCCAACTCCTTGTCTTTCTGTCTTTCTGTTTTCTCTCATCCTGAGAAAAACATTAAGAATGGTGAAAATTTATCTCAGTTTCGATATTTAGGAGCTTTTTAAG
This window contains:
- a CDS encoding family 10 glycosylhydrolase, encoding MIKGLVKLTFWVGIFWLIGKSFQLPWVQKKVSEGVESGITHISQTEVAQEYQQKFSSYWEIIEDMDLPIFRQQTPPTIVLLEDKYPIPTDNPPPPPELKEETIISVAPAELMETNQIIGIYMSRYDITNNASEDTIRKKVRHYRSQGINTIIHGVAGNGCTMYDSQVMQKKVGLQRCPNLFQEKWLHWLIDEAHKQGMEVHAYFEKGIKIDQNSPIFKLAQSKNWIVEGIDRTYDGIDHYILDVGNPEVANLFIDMTTEFVQKYRNIDAVQWDDYLGYHSSLPSEENRTPMLTNFVQRMITSIKQANPNVSFDICHHNPYWAKKEFAADFDAWGVDRVFIQAYNDDNFREELAYAKKYNGIAITDKQLTRLKEVINNDKVEGVLLFSLAGNPQNLAVKWREYL
- a CDS encoding NAD-dependent epimerase/dehydratase family protein; the encoded protein is MNIVVTGATGFLGRHLLPQLKIQYPQAKIIGLSSQNYDLMNPVEVVKMFEDLHPEILIHLAAYSGGIGANRAYPADFYYRNTLLTALVFEQAAKYNVKKMIYTMGGCSYPATANSPIDESQMWQGYPQPESAGYSSAKKMGIVASQSYRTQYGLNSVVLIPGNLYGEYDNFRNNESHVVPALIRRFYEAKLNQLEEVAMWGSGKPQRDFVYAEDVAKVLPYFIENYDSSEPINISSGTTTPIKELAELVKETTGFEGKLTWDVTKPDGQMVKIFDVKKLNSLGLSCDTNIKNGLEKTFTWLSKNYANKTDGIRL
- a CDS encoding NAD-dependent epimerase/dehydratase family protein, whose translation is MQIKPMVLDSNLKIIIIGGEGFVGSAYVRFCQQNNFDYLVINRSNYNQHIGTKCDLLINANGNSKKFLAKDNPLLEFDESVRSVRRSIVDFPSKKYIFLSSCDVYPDCSTPELTKEDTVIDITQQSPYGFHKYLAEQCVRHCHDDWLIFRMGGFVGAGLKKNAIFDILYGDRLWLHPESELQYIHTDIATKTVMEIISQGYTQEIFNLCGNGLVKLQDVIDRTQSKITVNLDISPVCYEVSIEKIQSIVNIPSTRDTVMKFLK
- a CDS encoding DUF7219 family protein, whose translation is MVNAVVQEIKENFLCPISPYHGKDYTKGLIPNQKLQIFTSQINYITALHTNGKLSTSQVCEKMDQLWQELDIMDRKDC
- a CDS encoding iron uptake porin; its protein translation is MFKSVKKYSIATPAVIALTMVANGVAVQKANANEIANTTLEQISEYNQTQPMGQVTSVSQLRDVSPTDWAFEALRSLVERYGCIVGYPDRTFRGNRALSRYEFAAGLNACMQQMERLIAASEAVLKEDIEKLKRLMAEFESELAALGARVDNLEGRVAFLEDHQFSTTTKLRGEVIFALTGFGPNDDGNNQVTLSDRVRLSLDSSFSGKDRLRVRLAAGNVPRIRTQTGNNISSTQGRLSFEQFTGAGNDVEVDKVFYTAPLGDNFKFWVGSMMAVDDIYKSYSPYTESGGSGALSRALRYNPVLYRNVGEAGLAFQYKFNNTFDVTASYLAGSGNSAADPTRSNGLFNGVYSAGLQLGINPNKNLGFGVGYMFSYDNATNIGGGLTPLGGLSNSRDLGGLRVESHNVGIQGTWRLAEKFNVSGWGGYSDINNPNRGGGNADLWTFAVNLSVLDLMKEGAVLNVGGGMLPLVEDLDQITGRAFGTASSWIVEGNYKYPVTDNISITPGVYAIFNPNQTGNNDTAVVGVLRTVFQF
- a CDS encoding ABC1 kinase family protein; the encoded protein is MFSLTKTSSRQKEIIEIVLGNGWDYMRGILTGGKSDKPQLPPPEVFRKILVQLGPFYVKFGQLLSTRPDLLPPKYIEALTALQAQVPPVAWGLIEQTLREQLESPIETIFSTIDPQPVAAGSIAQIHKATLTTGEEVAIKVQRPNIDRIVNQDVILIKGIADIIALTDFGSEYDVVNLADDFTKAVLAELDFRQEANFTDKLRQNLTNSPWFDSQQLVIPKIYWQFTTEKVLLMEWLDGKPILSADIPSTPKTRQEVSTLLFRVFFQQIFIDGFFHADPHPGNIFYLEDNKIGLIDCGMIGRLDPKTQQLLTEMLLAIVDIDAQRCAQLTLELSDTNAINTNIARLENDYQKMLRKYYNLSLSQLNFSEVFYEILEVARSNKIRLPSNMGLFAKSLANLEGVARKFNPNINLLEEIKPLITELFRRQFIGDTPYQTLFRTVLDLKSISLRSPRQIDAILDRLSSETFQWQLQIREIEGLRRSVDDSANRLSFSIVVGSLIMGAAIISTGATTGQLILLSNVLFTVATLLGLWLIISILRSGRLK